One window of Nymphaea colorata isolate Beijing-Zhang1983 chromosome 1, ASM883128v2, whole genome shotgun sequence genomic DNA carries:
- the LOC116255660 gene encoding calcium-dependent protein kinase 20-like, protein MGNCCASPGNSEGKKKKRKAKKQNPFSADFQTNKGSGAPGSKFAVLSNATGHDIESRYELGRELGRGEFGITYLCTDRATQEVFACKCISKKKLRTPVDVEDVRREVAIMKHLPKHPNIVSLKDTYEDDNAVHLVMELCEGGELFDRIVARGHYTERAAAVVTRTIVEVVQLCHKYGVMHRDLKPENFLFANKKEAAPLKAIDFGLSVFFKPGEQFSEIVGSPYYMAPEVLKRNYGPEVDVWSAGVILYILLCGVPPFWAETEQGVAQAIIRCIIDFKRDPWPKVSDNAKDLVKRMLDPDPKRRLTAQEVLDHPWLQNAKKAPNVPLGETVRARLKQFSVMSKFKKKALRVIAEHLSVEEVAGIKETFDMMDSNKKGRITFEELKVGLHKIGHQVPDSDVQMLMEAADADGSGTLDYGEFVAISIHLKKIGNDEHLHKAFSYFDQNKSGYIEIEELRDALVDDLGPDNDEVVNSIVRDVDTDKDGRISYEEFATMMKAGTDWRKASRQYSRERFTSLSLKLFQDGSLQLTNEAR, encoded by the exons ATGGGTAATTGCTGTGCATCCCCGGGGAATTctgaagggaagaagaagaagaggaaggcgaAGAAGCAGAACCCCTTCTCTGCGGATTTTCAGACGAACAAGGGATCTGGCGCACCAGGAAGCAAGTTCGCTGTCCTGAGTAACGCCACCGGCCACGACATCGAAAGCCGGTACGAACTCGGCCGGGAGCTCGGCCGCGGCGAGTTCGGGATCACCTACCTCTGCACCGATCGGGCCACTCAGGAGGTCTTCGCATGCAAGTGTATATCGAAGAAGAAACTTCGGACTCCGGTCGACGTTGAGGACGTCCGGCGCGAGGTGGCAATCATGAAGCATCTGCCCAAGCACCCTAACATAGTCAGTCTCAAGGACACCTACGAGGACGACAATGCTGTCCACCTCGTGATGGAACTGTGCGAGGGAGGCGAACTCTTCGATCGGATTGTCGCCCGCGGCCATTACACTGAACGGGCGGCCGCGGTTGTCACGCGCACAATTGTTGAAGTCGTGCAG CTCTGTCACAAGTATGGGGTCATGCATAGAGATCTGAAgcctgaaaattttttgtttgcaaataaaaaagaggCAGCTCCCCTGAAGGCAATTGACTTTGGtctctctgttttttttaagcctg GTGAGCAATTCTCTGAAATAGTAGGCAGTCCATATTATATGGCGCCAGAAGTGCTGAAGCGGAATTATGGTCCAGAAGTCGATGTGTGGAGTGCAGGCGTTATTCTGTATATTTTACTCTGTGGAGTGCCTCCTTTTTGGGCAG AAACTGAACAGGGTGTTGCACAGGCAATTATTCGTTGTATCATTGATTTTAAAAGGGATCCATGGCCCAAGGTTTCAGACAATGCAAAAGACCTTGTGAAGCGTATGTTAGACCCTGATCCCAAGCGTCGACTGACTGCGCAGGAGGTGCTTG ATCATCCTTGGTTGCAGAATGCCAAAAAAGCTCCAAATGTTCCGCTTGGTGAGACCGTTAGAGCAAGGCTGAAACAATTTTCTGTCATGAGCAAATTTAAGAAGAAAGCACTGAGG gttATTGCTGAGCACTTGTCGGTTGAGGAAGTGGCTGGTATAAAAGAGACGTTTGACATGatggattcaaataaaaaaggcaGAATCACATTCGAAGAACTGAAAGTGGGTTTGCATAAGATAGGTCATCAGGTTCCTGATTCAGATGTTCAGATGTTGATGGAAGCT GCTGATGCTGATGGAAGCGGGACCCTGGATTATGGTGAATTTGTTGCTATTTCGATCCACTTGAAAAAGATCGGAAATGATGAACATTTGCACAAAGCATTTTCCTATTTTGATCAGAACAAAAGTGGATACATAGAGATCGAGGAACTGAGAGATGCCTTGGTTGATGACTTGGGTCCAGACAATGACGAAGTTGTCAATTCAATAGTCAGAGATGTTGACACTGACAag GACGGGCGCATAAGCTATGAGGAGTTTGCTACAATGATGAAAGCTGGAACTGATTGGAGGAAGGCCTCGAGGCAATATTCACGTGAGCGGTTTACAAGCCTGAGCTTGAAGTTGTTCCAAGATGGATCTTTACAGCTAACAAATGAGGCAAGATGA